TATGGGGATGGAGAGGATAGGATAAAAGAACAAGAATACGTAAAAGAACTTAAAATTGATAAAAAAATAAAATTTATTGGTTGGAAAGACTCCCCTTTTGAAGAAATAGAACAAGCAGCTGCTATTATTTCTACTTCTACACATGAAGGTTTTGGACTATCAATGATTGAAGCATTATCATATGGTGTACCTGTAATTAGTAGTAATATAGAAGGTCCAAAAGTTTTTTTATCACCACAAAATAGTTTGTGTTATCAACTAGGAAATGTAGACGAACTCGCTTTAATATTGAAAAATTTTATTCAAAAAAAAATTAGCTTTCAATCAAGTAATATAAAGAATTCCATAGAACCATTTTATGAAAAAAACTATTTTTACAAATTCAATCAGTTTTTAGATGGAGAAATTAATGATAAATCGAAATAAAGAAAAATCTTTAAATTTTATTCTGGGAATAATTTTTGGAGTATTGCTATATTTTCAAATTTTAGTACAGAATTTGGCAAACTTAAATTTGATTGGAGCATTCGAAAATAATCAGAAGTACATTTACTTTGTAATTTTTATTATTTCTCTAATTTTTAATATGAATCACCTAAAAGATCTCATCTTTTTTGTTCCTTTTGCTATCTTTGGAATTATTAGTTATAAAATTTTAAGGGATACTTCTGTTATTGGTCTTTTTTTAGTTTCATTTTCTTTAAGAAGGATTGAAGTTTATAATATTATAAATATTTTTTACTATGTTTACTGGTCTTATTTTCTCACGATGATGTTTCTTTTATTAATAAGAGTGACAACAAATTTATATCAAACTACTGCATTTGGAGAAGGACAAGGGTGGACTTTTGGTTTTCCAAATCATAATGCAGTTGGTCGAGTTCTGATGATTGGTTGTTTTCTTAATTTAGTTCTTAAATTGATAGAAAATAAGAGATATTCTAGGTTACAAAATAGTTTATGGTGGATAATTCAAATTATTTTTTATTTTATGATGCTTCTTAGTGCTTCAAGTGGTGCCATATTTGGAATGATTATTTCTTTATTCTGTTATTTTTTTATTTCTCAGTTTAAAGGAATTAAAAAAGCCAGAAAAGTAATTTTCCTGGGATGGGTTTCAGTTGTTTCTTTTATTGGAAGTGTAATTTTTACAATATTATCCTTAACGGAAAGAGTGTATATCGCTGATACATTTTGGTATAATTTAAATAGAATTATGACTGGACGCATTGCATTAGGAGAATTAAACTATAAAATTTTTGGAATGAGTATTATGGGAAATCCTGCTTATATCCCTAGTACAGAAGGAGTACCAAATTATTCTTTAGGATTTACCTATAACTTTATAGATAATAGTTATTTAGTTGTGATGATAAGGTATGGTATTGTTTTTTTAATTATTTTGTTGATTTTTTATTTATTATTAATTCGAAAAATTGTTAAAAAACAACTTATTGTATTATTTATTCCAATAATTGCACTTTCAATTTATGGTATCGTCGAAAATATGATTTATGCTTATGCGACAAATTTCGTACTTTTGTGGTTAGGACTATGGTTAAAACCACATATAACTGAAGAAAATAAGGAAATTGAAGAATGAATGAAGGAGTAAAAGTTTCTGTTATAGTACCTGTATTCAACGTTGAAAAATACGTGAGAGAATGTCTCATTTCTATTCAAAACCAAACTCTAAAAGAGATTGAGATTATTTTAATAAATGATGGATCAACAGATGATAGTATTCAGAATATTTCGGATTTAATTGATCGGGATAAAAGAATTATCTTAATTAACCAGAAAAATGGGGGCCTTTCTTCAGCACGTAATACGGGATTGGAGTATGCTAAGGGAGAGTATATTAGTTTTGTTGATTCGGATGATTATTTAAATGATAAATTCTTGGAATGTTTATATATAGAAGCTAAACGAGAAAATCTTGATATTGTTCGTGGGAGTTTTCAGCGACCTAAAGATTCTGATAATAAGTTGGCATGGGAAGATGTAGATGTAAATAAACTAAAACCAGATTTAGTAATTACAGGAGGAGAATTATTAAAACTACTATCTATTTATAATTTAAAAATGATGGTTTGGTTATCACTATATAAACGAGATTTCTTAGATTCTAATCACCTAAGATTTGAAGAAGGGATTATTCTAGAGGATGTAGAATTTATGCCTCGTGCATTATTATTAGCAAGAAGAGTTAGGGCTATAAAAAGAAAAAACTATTTTTATAGAGTAAGAGAAGATAGTATTTTAGGGAATATTCAAAATTCTAAAAAACACCTAGATGCTATTGGACAATTTTTAAAAAAAGATTTATTAATTAAAAATGTGAATAATCAAGAAAGCATAAACTATTTGTGTAGAGCGTTATTATATTCCTATTTTTCTTACGCACGGGAAGTTAGTATTACTCCAGATTTTGAACTTTTAAATCAAGCAACAAAATCATTGAGTATAAGGGGGGTTATTCCTTTGAAATCTTATATCAAATTAAAAATTCAAATATTTTTGATAAAAAGAATTGGGATAAAACAATATAACTCATTAAAAATGAAACTATTTTAGTTTTAAAATTGAATATAAAACATTGGCTTTTTTACGTACTTAATAATAGTATTAATACTAGCTAAATGGGAGAATTTCTTAGTGCAGAGAGAATAAATATTATGAAATTAGTAAAGAATTTTTTATTAAATGGACTATATCAATTGTTACTTGTTATATTACCTTTGGTTACAGCTCCATACGTATCAAGGGTTCTTGGGGCTCATGGAGTAGGAATTTATGCATTCACAGGGGCAAATGTCCAATACTTTGTGTTACTGGCTGTTTTAGGAACATCAACTTATGGAAATAGAGAAATTGCTTATCATCAAAATGATAAGCAAAAAAGAAGTGATATTTTCTGGGGAATTAACTTTTTGAGTTGGATTACTGCAGCAATTTCACTATTTGCTTTTGGTATTTTTATTATAGTGAGTCGTAAATACCAAGATATTTATGCTTGGCAAAGTTTATTGATTTTAACAAGTCTTTTTGATATTTCTTGGTACTTTATGGGGCGAGAAAATTTTAAAGTTACTGTTACTAGAAATTTTATATTTAAAATTTTAACTGTTATTTCTATTTTTATTTTTGTAAAGAATAGTAATGATTTACCAATATATATTGCAATTATGTGCATTGGTGGATTATTGGGAAGTATTTCATTGTGGCCATATTTAAAACATGAAGTTTTTAAACCAAAATTAAAGAATCTAAATCTTAAAAAGCATTTGCATTATACAATTATCCTGTTCATTCCAACTATTGCCGTCCAGATTTATTGGGTGGCAAATAAATCTATGATTGGACTTATGGATTCTGTTGTCCATGCAGGATTTTTCCAGCAATCTGATTCGATGATTAAAATGGCTTTGTCTATTATTGGAACAATTGGAGTTGTTATGTTACCTCATGTTGCAAGTATGCACTCAGAAGGGAATATAAATGGAATTAGAAATTCTATTGTAAAAACGTTTAACATCGCAACAGGGATTTCATTTGGTATATTTTTTGGAATTTTAGGGATTTCTTTGAAATTTGCACCATTTTTTTTTGGGAAATCTTTTGAGATGGTTGGATTAATCATGATGATTGAAGCTCCGATTATCATATTCATTCCAATGAGTAATGTTTTTGGAACTCAGTATCTTTTGCCTTTAAATAGGATGAAACCATATACTTTTTCAGTGACTTTTGGTGCTATTTTAAATATCGTTGTTAATCTAGCATTTATACCGTTATTTGGAGTGATCGGAGCAACGGCAGCAACTGTGATATCTGAATTTGCAGTTACAGCTTACCAATATTTTTCAATCAGAAAAGAGTTTTCATTCAGTGATTTATTTGGTGGACTTTGGAAATATTTTATCTCAGGTCTATTGATGTTTGTCGTCGTTTTTTGGATGAATCAATCATTTAAAATGACAATGATTCAGCTGATACTCCAAATTGTCGTAGGAATTCTCATCTATATCCTATCTAACATCTTATTAAAAACACAGCTATGGCTTATGGCATCAGATCTTTTAGGAAAAATGCAGAATCGGGTGTCAGGAAATCATATCCGCATAGATCAAGACCAAGAAATTCTCGAACACCCATTAGATACGATTGAAGCTTCGATTGATCAATTTGACATTCTTTTTCAAGAAGTCGATGAAAAAGAAAGATTATCTCATGCGAACTTTTTGACAACTCTTAATAATTTTGAGAACACACTAAAAAATGTAACATTTAATGATGATTTAAACAAAAATGATATAATAAGACTATCAGATTTCATCGCTGAGCTTAGTATAATGATGAGCAAAAAAAGAGAGTATCTTAAAGTTCAAGACCAAGAGCAATTATATCAATTCGCTCAAGGTTTAAATATCCTTGTATCAAAAATGGAGAAAATTGCACAAGAAGAGCACTCGCCAAAAGAGCTAAAAGAATGGTTCAAAAATGAATTAGGCGAATAGCTTTGTCAAGTAAAAAGCGAGGAACAGCAAGAAAGACACAATCATGGAACGGAAAAACAAAAAGAAAAAAAGTAAATTTTGGATCATTCCAGTAGTCATCTTACTCATCATTCTGGGGATTGGAGGCTATTTTCTCAAAGATTCACTAACCTCAAAACCAACAAAAACAACGCAGTCGTCAAGTGCGGCTGACCAGCCGAAAAAAACGTCAAAAAAAGACGGTTATGTAGAGCAAAAAGGTGAAGAAGCTGCTGTGGGTAGTATAGTACTTGTAGATGATGCTGGTGTACCAGAGTGGGTTAAAGTTCCCTCAAAGGTAAATCTAGATAAATTTACTGATTTATCTACGAATAATATCACTATTTATCGAATTAACAATCCGGAAGTCTTAAAAACAGTTACCAATCGTACGGATCAACGAATGAAAATGTCAGAAGTTATAGCTAAGTATCCTAATGCTTTGATTATGAATGCTTCCGCATTTAATATGCAGACAGGACAAGTAGCTGGATTTCAAATTAATAATGGAAAGTTGATTCAAGACTGGAGTCCAGGTACAACGACTCAATATGCTTTTGTTATTAACAAAGATGGTTCGTGCAAAATTTATGATTCAAGTACACCTGCTTCAACTATTATTAAAAACGGAGGGCAACAAGCCTATGATTTTGGTACTGCGATTATCCGTGATGGTAAAATTCAACCAAGTGATGGCTCAGTAGATTGGAAGATCCATATTTTTATTGCGAATGATAAAGATAATAATCTCTATGCTATCTTGAGTGATACAAATGCAGGTTATGATAATATAATGAAATCAGTATCAAATTTGAAGCTCCAAAATATGTTATTACTTGATAGTGGTGGCTCAAGTCAATTATCTGTCAACGGTAAAACGATTGTTGCTAGTCAAGATGATCGATCCGTACCGGATTATGTTGTGATGAAATAAAAATAAAAGAACCTCTTGGTTCTTTTATTTTAGAGATTTTTCAAAAAGGGTTTTGACCGAGTCTAATTCTGTTTGAGAAACTACCTTAGCTCCATTTTCATCTGTTGTATGTAGATTGAGTTTGCTGGTATTCTTTAGGGCCCTATTGTAGCTCATAACGATTGTTTTAGCTTCATCGAAACTTATATTGGTTTGAACAGTGTTTGAAAAAGCATAGAGAATTTCTCGATAGTAATTGAAACTTTCAAGTTTTTTCATATGAGCAATTTTTTGAATATTACCGTAGAGTTCCATTGAGACATTTTGAATCCGAGTGATTGAAGCATCCAAATCAGTATCATCAATTTGTGTCATATAGGCTTGGACTTGATCAGCAGTTTGTAAATTAACAGTTCCTTGTTTAAATTCATAACCTTCAGCATTGAATGCCTTTGGATTTTGCATGGTGATTCCACCAGTGGCCTGTACAAGTGATCCCATTTTATTAACATCAATCTGAATTACTTTGTTAATGGACACATTCAATAGGTCTTTAACCATCTGGAAAATTCCATCATCTCCATTCGTATTGTAAACTTCAGTGATTGTTTTTTGATTAGGCATTGTCGCAAAAACTGGGAAGTTCATGAAAGTAGTTTGATTTGTCTTTACATTCGTTGAAGCTAAAACAGTAGCATAAGCTGTATTTTTAGAATTATTTTTACCAGTTTCAATGATAAGTGTGGTGAATGTTTTAGACTTTTTTAAGTCGATACTTGTTGTTTTAGGGAAATTTTTATATGTTGTTGAAAAGGTTGATTCAACATTTCTATAAGCTGCGTAGGCTATAGAAGCAACAGCGATAATTACTAATACAAAAATAATTGAAATAACTTTTAGTACTGTGTGTTTTTTCTTACGATAATGACGCCTCTTTTTTTGATTCATGGTATCTCCATATACATATTATATAACTTAAATTATACCATATTTAATAACAAATTTAAATGTAAGAATAGTGACGTTAAGTCAAGTTTTTAGAGTAACAAACGTAGAATTTTAATCTATTTATTTTAAGCACTTACCTTTTCAAATTGATTAGGTGTAAGATACCCTAAACTTTGATGGATTCGTTTTGAATTATAAAAGGCTTCGATGTACCAGAAAATACTCTGATAGGCTTCTTCAAAGTTCTTATATTTAAATTGATACACCCACTCTCTTTTTAAATGTCCATGCCAAGATTCAAGACTGGCATTATGATAAGGGTATCCTCCTCCAACAATTTTGGCAAGTTCGTCATCAGAAATAGCCTCAAAAATTTAATCGATTTTCCATAATAATCTCCTTTTCTTAATATCACTATTTTAATACTATTCGTTCCATCTTTCATTAGCATACGTTACACATCAATGTTGTCTTAATATTATTCTATTTTTATAATTAATCGAGCCTACCTATCTATACTATAAGGTAAGAGTAAATCACTATTTTGATAGATATATATTCTGATAAGGGTTCATTCTTGAAGGGGATGCTTGTTGTAACTAATTTTTTATTCTCATGTCTAAAATTTTTCACAACACTATTTTCTTCATTAAAAAAGGCACAATAGTGGAAAAATAGGAGAAATGGAGCGAGTGGTTAAAATCAGCTCATAACGTAACAGTTATGGCTATTTTGTATCTAGTTTTGAATTTTTTGAAAAAAGTTAAGAGAAGGTAAAATGAAGAAAAAATCCACTTCCTTATGTGGAGGTGGATTTGATTACCCAAATATAAATTT
The DNA window shown above is from Lactococcus sp. S-13 and carries:
- a CDS encoding phosphodiester glycosidase family protein produces the protein MERKNKKKKSKFWIIPVVILLIILGIGGYFLKDSLTSKPTKTTQSSSAADQPKKTSKKDGYVEQKGEEAAVGSIVLVDDAGVPEWVKVPSKVNLDKFTDLSTNNITIYRINNPEVLKTVTNRTDQRMKMSEVIAKYPNALIMNASAFNMQTGQVAGFQINNGKLIQDWSPGTTTQYAFVINKDGSCKIYDSSTPASTIIKNGGQQAYDFGTAIIRDGKIQPSDGSVDWKIHIFIANDKDNNLYAILSDTNAGYDNIMKSVSNLKLQNMLLLDSGGSSQLSVNGKTIVASQDDRSVPDYVVMK
- a CDS encoding LCP family glycopolymer transferase, with translation MNQKKRRHYRKKKHTVLKVISIIFVLVIIAVASIAYAAYRNVESTFSTTYKNFPKTTSIDLKKSKTFTTLIIETGKNNSKNTAYATVLASTNVKTNQTTFMNFPVFATMPNQKTITEVYNTNGDDGIFQMVKDLLNVSINKVIQIDVNKMGSLVQATGGITMQNPKAFNAEGYEFKQGTVNLQTADQVQAYMTQIDDTDLDASITRIQNVSMELYGNIQKIAHMKKLESFNYYREILYAFSNTVQTNISFDEAKTIVMSYNRALKNTSKLNLHTTDENGAKVVSQTELDSVKTLFEKSLK
- a CDS encoding flippase, whose protein sequence is MKLVKNFLLNGLYQLLLVILPLVTAPYVSRVLGAHGVGIYAFTGANVQYFVLLAVLGTSTYGNREIAYHQNDKQKRSDIFWGINFLSWITAAISLFAFGIFIIVSRKYQDIYAWQSLLILTSLFDISWYFMGRENFKVTVTRNFIFKILTVISIFIFVKNSNDLPIYIAIMCIGGLLGSISLWPYLKHEVFKPKLKNLNLKKHLHYTIILFIPTIAVQIYWVANKSMIGLMDSVVHAGFFQQSDSMIKMALSIIGTIGVVMLPHVASMHSEGNINGIRNSIVKTFNIATGISFGIFFGILGISLKFAPFFFGKSFEMVGLIMMIEAPIIIFIPMSNVFGTQYLLPLNRMKPYTFSVTFGAILNIVVNLAFIPLFGVIGATAATVISEFAVTAYQYFSIRKEFSFSDLFGGLWKYFISGLLMFVVVFWMNQSFKMTMIQLILQIVVGILIYILSNILLKTQLWLMASDLLGKMQNRVSGNHIRIDQDQEILEHPLDTIEASIDQFDILFQEVDEKERLSHANFLTTLNNFENTLKNVTFNDDLNKNDIIRLSDFIAELSIMMSKKREYLKVQDQEQLYQFAQGLNILVSKMEKIAQEEHSPKELKEWFKNELGE
- a CDS encoding glycosyltransferase; its protein translation is MNEGVKVSVIVPVFNVEKYVRECLISIQNQTLKEIEIILINDGSTDDSIQNISDLIDRDKRIILINQKNGGLSSARNTGLEYAKGEYISFVDSDDYLNDKFLECLYIEAKRENLDIVRGSFQRPKDSDNKLAWEDVDVNKLKPDLVITGGELLKLLSIYNLKMMVWLSLYKRDFLDSNHLRFEEGIILEDVEFMPRALLLARRVRAIKRKNYFYRVREDSILGNIQNSKKHLDAIGQFLKKDLLIKNVNNQESINYLCRALLYSYFSYAREVSITPDFELLNQATKSLSIRGVIPLKSYIKLKIQIFLIKRIGIKQYNSLKMKLF